In Stenotrophomonas sp. ESTM1D_MKCIP4_1, a single genomic region encodes these proteins:
- a CDS encoding GGDEF domain-containing protein, translating to MPPELTAALALCRNLPSPPGIALRIIELAQDPEADIATAADIIAIDMALSARMLRIANSPLYASRRRIENLGQALTMLGLNATISLALGFTVTQGLTGGSGADHDLRQRAWKRSILSALAASQLGQARGLRRLEELMLAGLLQDMGVLCLAQAESDRYLPLLREAGDNLDLVAREREELGCTHAEVGAWVAEQWGLPRYLVDSIRLSESEPAIDNAFQACVQLSGAVADIWLDADADAARERALHDVHERLQLDSARFDQVLARISEALPDIASLFETGLSSPSRVRELIDHAQELTTLRNLREMQDAEQARRRADEFEARAKRLADQAHRDALTGVLNRRQLETVLDQEFQRAGRHGWPLSVAFIDLDDFKKINDAHGHLTGDEVLRAFASKLQGQLRNSDTVARFGGEEFVALLPNTSEAVALDVIRRVLANIVSTPMVELESGPLFVTFSAGVATQGGYERFAGVQDLLRAADDVLYRSKNLGRNRVIARSPGELGHDELSATAGAELG from the coding sequence ATGCCTCCTGAGCTGACTGCTGCCCTGGCGCTGTGCCGCAACCTGCCCTCGCCTCCCGGTATTGCCCTGCGCATCATCGAACTGGCCCAGGACCCGGAAGCGGATATCGCCACCGCCGCCGACATCATCGCCATCGACATGGCGCTGAGTGCTCGCATGCTGCGCATCGCCAACTCGCCGCTGTACGCCAGCCGGCGCCGCATCGAGAACCTTGGCCAGGCCCTGACCATGCTCGGCCTCAACGCCACGATCAGCCTGGCGCTGGGCTTCACGGTTACCCAGGGCCTGACCGGCGGCAGTGGTGCCGACCACGACCTGCGCCAGCGCGCGTGGAAGCGCAGCATCCTCAGCGCCCTGGCCGCCAGCCAGCTGGGCCAGGCCCGCGGCCTGCGCCGGCTGGAAGAGCTGATGCTGGCCGGCCTGCTGCAGGACATGGGGGTGCTGTGCCTGGCACAGGCCGAATCCGACCGCTACCTGCCGCTGCTGCGCGAAGCCGGTGACAACCTGGACCTGGTCGCCCGCGAGCGCGAGGAGCTGGGCTGCACCCACGCAGAGGTCGGCGCCTGGGTGGCCGAGCAGTGGGGCCTGCCACGCTACCTGGTGGACAGCATCCGCCTGAGCGAGTCCGAGCCCGCCATCGACAACGCCTTCCAGGCCTGCGTGCAGCTCTCCGGCGCGGTCGCCGACATCTGGCTGGACGCCGATGCCGACGCCGCCCGCGAACGCGCCCTGCACGACGTACACGAGCGCCTGCAGCTGGACAGCGCCCGCTTCGACCAGGTGCTTGCACGGATCAGCGAAGCACTGCCGGACATCGCCAGCCTGTTCGAGACCGGCCTGAGCTCCCCCTCCCGCGTGCGCGAGTTGATCGACCATGCGCAGGAACTGACCACGCTGCGCAACCTGCGCGAGATGCAGGATGCCGAGCAGGCGCGCCGCCGTGCCGACGAGTTCGAGGCCCGGGCCAAGCGCCTGGCCGACCAGGCCCACCGCGACGCCCTGACCGGCGTGCTCAACCGCCGCCAGCTGGAAACCGTGCTCGACCAGGAGTTCCAGCGCGCCGGCCGCCATGGCTGGCCGCTGTCGGTGGCCTTCATCGACCTGGACGATTTCAAGAAGATCAACGACGCCCACGGCCACCTGACCGGTGACGAGGTGCTGCGCGCGTTCGCCAGCAAGCTGCAGGGCCAGCTGCGCAACAGCGACACGGTGGCCCGCTTCGGCGGCGAGGAGTTCGTTGCGCTGCTGCCCAATACCAGCGAAGCGGTCGCCCTGGACGTGATCCGCCGCGTGCTGGCCAACATCGTCTCCACGCCGATGGTTGAACTGGAAAGCGGCCCCCTGTTCGTGACCTTCTCGGCCGGCGTGGCCACGCAGGGCGGCTACGAGCGCTTTGCCGGCGTGCAGGACCTGCTGCGCGCCGCCGATGACGTGCTGTACCGCTCCAAGAACCTGGGCCGCAACCGCGTCATCGCACGCTCGCCCGGTGAACTGGGGCATGATGAGCTGTCTGCCACCGCAGGCGCGGAACTGGGCTGA
- the tsf gene encoding translation elongation factor Ts, whose protein sequence is MEITASLVKELRERTGAGMMECKKALTEAGGDINAAAEALRKSGAAKADKKADRVAAEGRLGLAQDGGKAVLVEINSETDFVANDVNFKTFVDAVAAAALASGAADAEALKTAKLASGETVEEARATAIQKLGENIQIRRLVKVDTTGNVGAYVHTNGKVGVLVDLIGGDVELARGLAMHVAALKPPHNKAADVPAEFVEKEKEIELAKMSEKDKSKPADILEKIISGKINKIVSEVTLYGQTYVLGDTTVEQVVKAAGADVAGFQLLVVGEGIEKVVEDYAAEVAKAMQV, encoded by the coding sequence GTGGAAATCACTGCTTCCCTGGTCAAGGAACTGCGCGAGCGCACCGGCGCCGGCATGATGGAATGCAAGAAGGCGCTGACCGAAGCCGGCGGCGACATCAACGCCGCTGCTGAAGCCCTGCGCAAGTCGGGCGCCGCCAAGGCCGACAAGAAGGCTGACCGCGTGGCCGCCGAAGGCCGTCTGGGCCTGGCCCAGGACGGCGGCAAGGCCGTGCTGGTCGAGATCAACTCGGAAACCGACTTCGTTGCCAACGACGTCAACTTCAAGACCTTCGTCGACGCCGTCGCCGCTGCCGCCCTGGCATCGGGCGCCGCTGACGCCGAAGCCCTGAAGACCGCCAAGCTGGCCTCCGGCGAAACCGTCGAAGAAGCCCGCGCCACCGCGATCCAGAAGCTGGGTGAAAACATCCAGATCCGTCGCCTGGTCAAGGTTGACACCACCGGCAACGTCGGTGCCTACGTCCACACCAACGGCAAGGTCGGCGTGCTGGTCGACCTGATCGGCGGCGACGTCGAGCTGGCCCGCGGCCTGGCCATGCACGTGGCTGCGCTGAAGCCGCCGCACAACAAGGCTGCCGATGTGCCGGCCGAGTTCGTGGAAAAGGAAAAGGAAATCGAACTGGCCAAGATGTCCGAGAAGGACAAGTCCAAGCCGGCCGACATCCTGGAAAAGATCATCAGCGGCAAGATCAACAAGATCGTCAGCGAAGTGACCCTGTACGGCCAGACCTACGTGCTGGGCGACACCACCGTCGAGCAGGTGGTCAAGGCCGCCGGCGCCGACGTGGCTGGCTTCCAGCTGCTGGTCGTTGGCGAAGGCATCGAGAAGGTGGTGGAAGACTACGCCGCCGAAGTTGCCAAGGCGATGCAGGTCTGA